A window of the Zeugodacus cucurbitae isolate PBARC_wt_2022May chromosome 2, idZeuCucr1.2, whole genome shotgun sequence genome harbors these coding sequences:
- the LOC105214281 gene encoding 28S rRNA (cytosine-C(5))-methyltransferase, with the protein MEENKFKHSIKVPTQYKRVAAVLTAALERKKSLKSLIFEEKHARLQGMQAILKQYIDNREVIDKAISHTKILEENPRLNSALCKILVTELIFGRRKLTGESKPVVTVSQYREKLEAALGEAVCITKKTKVLKPRYVRVNTNLLSMAEVFEMLATEEWRKKELVNSGSYNDFLEALTKLEEDEYMVDLHLEDLLIFHWKQKHYWACHPYVKDKKFMLQDKGTSLVAELLHPPPGAFVLDMCAAPGMKTIHVSNVMKNKGTIYAVEQNIERYNLLRNMTNLAGCEIVQPINADALTIDSSRCPNVEYILVDPSCSGSGMQNRMSLDPDEKDPARVKRLAGLQIKMLSHALKSFPNVKRIIYSTCSLFEEENEQVIQRCLESNPEFKLLSGKKALRNKWNNIGNTNYKNIGKNCLYTRPDQDHADGIFIAILEKRRSKESDE; encoded by the exons ATGGAGGAAAACAAATTTAAGCACTCTATAAAAGTACCAACGCAATATAAGCGTGTTGCTGCAGTTTTAACGGCGGCATTGGAACGAAAAAAATCGCTCAAGTCGttaatatttgaagaaaaacatGCA CGTTTGCAGGGGATGCAAGCGATTTTGAAGCAATACATAGACAACCGAGAAGTCATTGATAAAGCAATTTCACATACGAAGATTTTGGAAGAAAACCCACGCTTAAATTCTGCTCTTTGTAAGATCCTTGTGACGGAGCTTATATTTGGACGGAGAAAATTGACTGGAGAAAGTAAACCTGTAGTAACAGTTAGCCAATATCGCGAAAAGCTTGAAGCAGCTTTGGGTGAAGCAGTTTGTATTACCAAGAAAACAAAAG TTTTGAAGCCTCGCTATGTACGAGTTAATACCAATTTGCTTAGTATGGCCGAAGTTTTTGAAATGTTGGCTACGGAGGAGTGGAGGAAAAAGGAACTCGTCAACTCTGGGTCTTATAATGATTTCTTAGAAGCCTTAACAAAGCTTGAGGAGGATGAATATATGGTTGACTTGCATTTAGAGGATCTGTTAATATTCCACTGGAAACAAAAGCATTACTGGGCTTGTCATCCCTATGTAAAGGATAAAAAGTTTATGCTTCAGGATAAA GGGACTAGTCTTGTAGCAGAATTGCTACATCCACCACCCGGCGCTTTTGTACTTGACATGTGTGCAGCACCAGGAATGAAAACTATTCATGTTTCAaatgttatgaaaaataaaggaaCCATTTATGCTGTCGAGCAAAATATCGAACGTTATAATTTGCTCCGTAATATGACCAATTTAGCTGGCTGTGAAATAGTTCAGCCCATTAACGCAGATGCGCTGACAATCG ATAGTAGCCGCTGCCCAAATGTGGAATACATACTCGTTGATCCATCGTGCTCCGGATCTGGTATGCAAAATCGGATGTCTTTAGATCCAGATGAAAAAGATCCTGCTCGTGTAAAACGTCTTGCTGgattacaaattaaaatgcTTTCACATGCTTTAAAATCATTTCCTAACGTAAAGCGAATAATTTATTCTACTTGCTCCCTCTTTGAAGAAGAGAACGAACAG GTTATTCAACGTTGCTTAGAGTCAAATCCAGAATTTAAATTGCTCAGCGGAAAGAAAGCTTTGCGCAATAAATGGAATAATATTGGCAACACTAACTACAAAAATATAGGGAAAAATTGCCTTTACACAAGACCAGATCAAGATCACGCTGATGGAATATTTATAGCAATATTGGAAAAAAGGCGTTCCAAGGAAAGTGAtgaataa
- the LOC105214276 gene encoding protein nanos — MSGANLNVDARRDSFASLEHGLDIKYMSEIYLDTTSIINRNSPNFSLASTLNAFTPSPLFPSTRTSTADSPMSISQTRTESCGYFNGKNEDFNIKAPLLSSQDINVKQEHLAHQSHPQIYSEAILNQKHHKNEISKSLKMFAMLASYKYGNDSSGRESPVCDIMDDFYCNGYVTDDSNSFEEENTLKGTSHLESQYSCNKLFCNDISSQYNWSFNNANYETYNKGVMNPSTNKNKVSVKHYFDPNLWMMRLTAPSQYYNSGVTAESQQIHTSTTLVADTGTAATAVAAANIAYNSQNLKKSQKRFGGAKLDKFSAVKHCVFCENNNEPEAVVKSHAVRDSLGRVLCPKLRTYICPICRASGDKAHTVKYCPQKPIITMEDAVRAESLRLSKNLYFKQGMKV; from the exons ATGTCGGGTGCAAATCTTAATGTTGATGCCCGAAGG GATTCTTTTGCTTCTTTGGAACACGGGTTGGACATAAAATACATGTCGGAAATATATTTGGATACTACCAGTATAATAAACAGGAACTCGCCAAATTTTTCGCTTGCATCTACCTTGAATGCATTTACACCATCGCCACTATTTCCATCAACTAGAACTTCCACTGCCGATTCCCCAATGTCAATCAGCCAGACTCGAACTGAAAGTTGTGGATACTTCAATGGCAAAAATGaggattttaatattaaagcaCCACTTCTATCTTCACAAGATATCAATGTAAAGCAAGAACATTTAGCTCATCAAAGTCATCCACAAATATATTCCGAAGCTATTTTAAATCAAAAGCACCACAAAAACGAAATATCCAAATCTCTGAAAATGTTTGCTATGTTGGCGTCTTATAAGTATggaaatg ATTCGTCAGGCAGAGAGTCTCCAGTGTGTGACATAATGGATGATTTTTATTGTAATGGATATGTAACAGACGATTCGAATTCATTTGAAGAAGAAAACACTTTAAAAGGAACATCGCATCTAGAGTCACAATATAGTTGTAATAAATTGTTCTGCAATGATATTAGTAGTCAATACAATTGGAGTTTTAATAATGCAAATTATGAAACTTACAACAAAGGTGTAATGAATCCAAgtactaacaaaaacaaagtttctGTGAAACATTATTTTGATCCAAATTTATGGATGATGCGATTGACTGCTCCGTCACAATATTATAACAGCGGCGTCACAGCGGAGAGTCAACAGATACATACATCAACTACTTTAGTAGCGGATACCGGCACTGCTGCAACTGCGGTTGCTGCTGCCAACATCGCCTACAATAGTCAAAATCTTAAGAAAAGTCAGAAAAGATTTGGCGGTGCGAAATTGGATAAATTT TCTGCAGTAAAACATTGTGTATTCTGCGAAAATAACAATGAACCAGAAGCTGTGGTGAAGAGTCATGCAGTACGCGATTCTCTGGGGCGTGTCCTTTGCCCAAAATTACGGACATACATATGCCCGATTTGTAGGGCTTCTGGAGATAAAGCGCATACCGTTAAATATTGTCCTCAAAAGCCGATTATTACAATGGAAGATGCAGTTAGGGCAGAATCCTTACGTTTATCGAAAAACTTGTATTTTAAACAAGGAATGAAAGTatag
- the LOC105214277 gene encoding mitochondrial import inner membrane translocase subunit TIM44 yields MYKLLAASRGNYHRFVQSCSSWQGLQNQRCYSQPSRRPGFFSQFIDNIRSEMDKNKEMKENIKKFREEAQKLEQSEALQSARQKFNIVESEAHKSSNILKEQLGSIKDKVSDALDEASKSDIAKKATKLSEEISKTAKGVTETITEKSEKIGQTSAFQAISTTTEMIKQEIGSQSINSRVYRSPQKLRKRIEVEYASDERVVEPNADATGVELHKDSKFYQSWENFKNNNAYVNKVLDWKLKYDESENPMIRASRLLTDKVSDVMGGLFSKTELSETLTELCKIDPNFDQKQFLRDCETDIIPNILEAMVKGNLEILKDWCFESTYNIIATPINQAIKSGMYLDSKILDIENIDLAMGKVMEQGPVLIVTFQAQQIMCVRDKNNDVVEGDPDKVMRVNYVWVLCRDPNELNPKAAWRLMEISANSQEQFV; encoded by the exons ATG TACAAATTATTAGCAGCATCCCGAGGTAATTACCACCGGTTTGTTCAAAGTTGTAGCTCCTGGCAAGGACTACAGAATCAG cgttGTTATTCTCAACCGAGCCGAAGACCtggatttttttctcaattcatTGACAATATTAGATCTGAAATGGATAAAAATAAGGAAATGAAGGAGAATATTAAAAAGTTTCGAGAAGAAGCTCAGAAATTGGAGCAGTCAGAAGCTCTTCAGTCGGCTAGGCAGAAATTTAATATAGTTGAATCCGAAGCACACAagtcttcaaatattttgaaagaacAATTGGGAAGTATAAAAGATAAAGTTAGTGATGCATTAGATGAAGCAAGTAAATCCGACATTGCAAAGAAAGCTACTAAATTATCGGAAGAAATTTCAAAGACGGCTAAAGGTGTAACTGAAACTATAACGgagaaaagcgaaaaaattgGGCAGACATCTGCTTTCCAGGCTATATCaacgactacagaaatgatAAAACAAGAAATAGGGTCACAAAGCATAAATTCAAGGGTTTATCGATCTCCTCAAAAACTGCGAAAACGCATTGAAGTCGAATATGCGAGCGATGAACGAGTGGTTGAGCCTAATGCAGATGCAACAG GGGTCGAGCTTCACAAGGACTCCAAATTCTATCAATCgtgggaaaattttaaaaataacaatgcgTATGTGAATAAAGTACTTGACTGGAAGCTGAAATACGACGAGTCGGAGAATCCTATGATACGCGCATCTCGTCTTTTGACAGATAAAGTTTCAGATGTTATGGGAGGGCTTTTCTCTAAAACAGAGTTATCTGAAACACTTACTGAGCTATGCAAAATTGATCCGAACTTCGATCAAAAACAGTTTCTTCGTGACTGCGAGACTGATATAATACCGAACATCCTAGAAGCGATGGTGAAAGGAAATTTAGAAATCCTTAAAGATTGGTGTTTTGAAAGCACCTATAATATAATTGCAACACCTATAAACCAAGCTATTAAATCGGGAATGTATTTGGATTCGAAGATCCTTGATATCGAAAATATAGACTTGGCGATGGGTAAAGTAATGGAGCAGGGTCCCGTACTCATAGTTACCTTTCAAGCCCAGCAAATTATGTGTGTTCGTGATAAGAACAACGACGTAGTGGAAGGTGATCCTGATAAAGTTATGCGAGTAAATTACGTATGGGTTCTTTGTCGAGATCCCAACGAGTTAAATCCAAAAGCAGCTTGGCGACTTATGGAAATTTCGGCAAATAGTCAAGAACAATTTGTGTAA
- the LOC105214278 gene encoding protein hairless, protein MATAAAALGSGCTPSLSTHLISGVKVSNIGVIDCSMNSTSSVTLNNSSIALNDKDINSTKIEKLLGNKSGGSSNNDVESYHSTGSSGNIGGRLKFFKNGKVILELARSKEGSKSRWISVPRKVFRTPSATSSTVTPTLATSIACNKNESLASLSFSDDNSSIQSSPWQRDHCWKQQSPRNGISNAMSFYYQRPKYIILTKVAYVIARRKRRRPHDTNVCPGNFIFESNKQMLEENQSAKILGTPTLLKQFHQHDLRKVNVKQDSDIKCKTRNNELNFGLINEEDGCSSSSTATLTGYDCIDDRMGAKTPTPSSNSSPHSPCHDKPFENKDPKEKQASATKDNTFTDLEHTDKVEHADLISTIEENERPGPTLNGNESEVSNVNTQSVKVYFKDEHDQRSDDKRFKNAKIRHKLNTIVQKLIDRMPLRLAQLSKLKQSVGPTNSFCGSTNPPSQKVSPSNASTTTRLVEYPQHHVSPRKRILREFEKVSLEDNSNLAGGKRSRAKSNASSSSTSPHHSIKSPNSRNNINASSNINQSVSCGNSSIRSSSTTYSKSETTESINTTAPTRLYSSYSIHSLLGGNVCSSTIPSGPNKITNETLGISSKGYHTQHQHISLQTNYSDPSYLRAMLASPNSPEQCNMGCGGKSPSTSASKKRSPPYVSPSHDIHINVDVGTLNNKTRCPSEQTNSVDTTSTILSGSHSHLPSQNKGFYVPYIPLSKYVPQTSTSVSTESTSSISPSSSGTLDARSPRHLSAFSRTSSPASISSGILANQSTSSIGNSRENSPPTSRATSDSPRDNIPRTVPKKTASIRRQFASPNVVALSIGSSSSGERHSEDIYSIQDHQTPVSLVNTCSSGNHQLLRGSPNNTVPSPLHPYYMYSPVASNDNSNQVPRSSPVSTSTFSVGPGGTNNSAAPAVAAASYIPSVLPTAYMNPYFALAALRQPQLWTHYGGLSLPLHLSSVAASASLRLSPPAFHTFAYSGVNAAMAAVVQQQQQQQQVLASSALMHVHNQTSASAVPNNHQAINACGIRQVSAGTMTERTTELDASFIANNTTGIELVTEEVSISKKEHSTDVPLNLSKH, encoded by the exons AtggccactgctgctgctgcattggGTTCTGGGTGCACACCATCCCTATCAACTCACCTAATTAGTGGAGTTAAAGTGTCAAATATTGGAGTCATAGATTGTTCAATGAATTCAACATCTTCTGTTACACTTAATAATAGTAGTATTGCTCTTAACGATAAAGACATAAATAGcacaaaaatcgaaaaacttCTGGGTAATAAAAGTGGTGGCAGCAGCAATAATGACGTCGAATCCTATCATTCAACTGGGAGCAGTGGAAACATTGGCGGAaggttgaaatttttcaaaa ATGGTAAAGTCATATTGGAATTGGCTCGATCTAAAGAAGGATCAAAGAGTCGATGGATATCTGTTCCGAGAAAAGTATTTCGCACACCATCAGCCACATCTTCTACGGTTACCCCTACTTTGGCCACATCGATAGCATGCAATAAGAATGAAAGTTTAGCATCTCTAAGCT tttctgATGACAACAGTTCCATACAATCTTCACCATGGCAACGAGACCACTGTTGGAAACAACAATCTCCCCGAAATGGCATTTCAAATGCCATGTCGTTCTATTATCAGCGACCTAAGTACattattttgactaaagttgCATATGTTATCGCTCGAAGAAAACGTCGAAGGCCGCACGATACGAATGTATGTCCTggaaatttcatatttgaaagTAATAAACAAATGTTAGAAGAAAACCAGAGTGCCAAAATATTAGGGACCCCAACATTGTTGAAACAATTTCATCAACATGACTTGAGAAAAGTAAATGTTAAACAAGATAGTGATATTAAATGCAAAACTCGgaataatgaattaaattttggGTTAATAAATGAAGAAGATGGATGCTCAAGTTCATCTACGGCAACGTTGACCGGTTACGATTGTATAGACGATCGAATGGGAGCTAAAACGCCAACTCCGTCTTCAAATTCTTCACCACATTCACCTTGTCATGATAAACCATTTGAAAATAAAGATCCTAAAGAGAAGCAAGCGAGTGCCACAAAGGATAATACATTTACTGATCTGGAACATACGGATAAAGTAGAACATGCTGATTTGATATCAACGATAGAAGAGAACGAACGCCCAGGGCCCACCCTGAATGGTAACGAATCAGAGGTATCCAACGTCAATACCCAGTCCgttaaagtatattttaaagaCGAACATGATCAACGTAGTGATGATAAAAGATTTAAGAACGCTAAAATACGACATAagttaaacacaattgtccaaAAGTTGATTGACAGAATGCCTTTACGCCTTGCACAACTTTCAAAGCTAAAACAATCAGTTGGTCCTACAAATAGTTTTTGCGGGTCTACTAATCCACCTTCACAAAAG GTTTCACCATCGAATGCGTCAACTACAACGCGTCTAGTCGAGTATCCACAGCATCATGTATCACCACGAAAGCGTATTCTTCGCGAATTCGAGAAAGTATCTTTGGAAGATAATTCAAACTTAGCCGGCGGAAAACGAAGTCGTGCGAAAAGTAACGCATCATCATCGTCAACGTCTCCACATCATAGTATAAAATCGCCCAATAGTCGTAATAATATCAATGCAAGTAGTAACATAAACCAATCAGTTTCTTGTGGCAACAGCTCAATTCGGTCATCTTCGACTACGTATTCCAAATCAGAGACAACGGAATCAATCAACACAACGGCACCTACACGTCTGTACAGTTCATATAGCATTCATTCACTACTTGGAGGTAATGTTTGTAGTAGCACAATACCGTCTGGTcctaataaaataactaacgaAACCTTGGGCATCAGTAGTAAGGGCTATCATACCCAGCATCAACATATCTCGCTTCAAACGAATTATAGTGATCCATCATATTTGCGTGCAATGCTTGCTTCGCCCAATTCGCCAGAACAATGTAATATGGGTTGCGGAGGCAAATCACCCTCGACTTCGGCTTCAAAAAAGCGTTCACCACCCTACGTTTCACCTTCACACGATATTCATATTAATGTTGATGTCGGCacgttaaataataaaacacgTTGCCCCTCCGAACAAACTAATAGTGTAGATACCACATCTACAATACTTTCAGGAAGTCATTCTCATTTGCCTTCACAAAATAAGGGTTTCTACGTGCCGTACATACCATTATCAAAATATGTACCTCAGACAAGCACCTCAGTGTCCACAGAATCAACTTCATCAATATCGCCTAGTTCTTCCGGCACTCTCGATGCAAGATCACCTCGACACCTCTCAGCTTTTAGTAGGACATCTTCACCAGCTTCTATATCTTCAGGAATTTTAGCTAATCAATCAACTTCTTCTATTGGTAATAGTCGAGAAAATTCGCCACCAACATCGCGGGCAACTTCCGATTCACCGCGTGACAATATACCCAGAACTGTACCAAAAAAGACTGCTTCAATCCGTAGACAATTCGCTTCGCCCAATGTCGTAGCGTTAAGTATTGGTAGCTCCTCGTCAGGAGAGCGCCACTCTGAAGACATCTATTCAATACAGGACCATCAAACTCCTGTGTCTCTAGTGAATACTTGCAGTAGTGGGAACCATCAGTTACTGCGTGGATCGCCAAATAACACAGTTCCTTCACCCCTGCATCCCTATTATATGTATTCGCCAGTGGCATCTAATGACAATTCAAATCAAGTTCCACGTAGTTCACCTGTATCAACAAGTACATTTTCCGTTGGGCCTGGAGGAACAAACAATTCTGCTGCTCCGGCAGTTGCAGCAGCGTCGTATATTCCATCGGTGTTGCCGACTGCTTATATGAATCCATATTTCGCGTTGGCTGCTTTGAGACAACCACAACTATGGACACATTACGGTGGCCTATCCTTACCTTTGCATCTGTCATCAGTTGCGGCATCAGCTTCACTGCGACTTTCTCCCCCAGCGTTTCATACTTTTGCTTACAGTGGAGTTAACGCGGCTATGGCGGCagtagtgcaacaacaacagcaacagcaacaagtatTGGCTTCTTCAGCGTTAATGCATGTACATAACCAAACCAGCGCATCAGCGGTACCTAACAATCATCAAGCTATAAATGCCTGTGGTATCAGACAAGTTTCAGCGGGAACAATGACTGAGCGAACAACTGAGTTAGACGCTAGCTTTATAGCGAATAATACAACAGGTATTGAATTGGTTACAGAAGAAGTGTCAATCAGCAAAAAAGAACATAGTACAG aCGTGCCGCTGAACCTTTCTAAACATTGA